ATCTGCAAACCTTAACATTGAGATAATCACATATGGCATCAAGTATAAATTCGATTTCATCCTCATGAGGTTCGGGAAGCATGGTAATGCTGGTATTGGAGTCGGTTGTACCAGCAACTGTTCTTCCTAACCATGGGAGCATGAACACAACACGTCCGTCTTTCGTTTTCGGAACGATTAGACCCATTCCCTCCGGAGAATAATAGTCAGGCAACACAATGTGCACACCGCTACTCGGACAGATCATCGGTTTTGCGTCTTTATCAGCCAGTTTTCGAACAGAGTCACAAAATGGTCCACCTGCATTAACCACCACTTTTGCGTATGCATCGAACTCTGTGCCTGATAAGTTGTCCCGAATACGAGCACCTATTATCTGTTCCCCGCCATCTTCCTTAATAAAGGatacaacttcagcatgattAAGAACAGAAGCGCCTGCTAATGCAGCAGTACATGCTAATCCAACGTTAACCCGCGAATCATTCATTTGTCCATCATAATATACTACTGTTCCCTTTAAACTTCTATCTTTGCCTTTTCTTGCTAATGTAGGGAAGAGTTCGGCGGACTCTTGTGCAGAGTAATATCTAGATAAGTGAAGTAAATGTTTTCCTGCCACTAGATCATACATTTTTAAGCCCACCCAATAGTATACTGCCTCAAACCAGCTAAAACATGGTGTCATGCAGGGTAAAGCATGACAGAGGTGTGGTGCGTTATCGATAACCTGTTTGCGTTCCTCTAGTGCATGAAAAACTAGCTTTAGTTGCCCGTAATCTAGATTGAACACGGCTTTTTCCAAGTAGCGAACACCTAAAAGATATAAAATATATGAATACAAATGTTTAAACTGAgaacaaacaataaaaaaatccaTAGTTTATTAACGAGCAGATTACCTCTACattttatttttcacaaaatttcattttgttaagaatatatatataataagatTACGTGAGCAGTGGTAGCACGTGCAGGGAACTAGGGAAGGACTCCTTTTAGTGCTAATACTTATAGTTGTAAGGTCTGGAACTGATCAGAATATACACAAACACTatcttacacacacacacaatcaGAAAGGAAAACGGAACATAAGTATTTTACGTGGTTCGGTCGGTGTGAGTCCACAGGCTACAACTATTGCGCATTTCATTATTCTATGCTCAAGGAATTACAAAGGTCCTATCATCCATTAATAATCACAAGATTCGTGTTACAGACTTTAGGACCACGAAACATTAATGTAAGCAATCTGCATATTCTGTGTAACTGTAAAGGAGCTAGAGCCAGCTGTCCTCCCCTTGGCCGAACAATACTAACCATCTTATGATGTCTAGTATGGTTATCATTTAAGTGCAGCTACTTAATTACAAGCTAATCAGAAATAATCAACAAGGAGGATCCTGAGCCAATTAGTGATAACTTGTATACACATTGTTCATGAATCATGATCCAAAAAAGTAACTACCAAAAGTAATCTGAATATAATTTACTCAATATGTCACaattcatacatatatatatattctatatCAATCTTATAAAACTCATGAATACAACTTATAGCATCCTAACCCTAACATAATAACAACTTATAACAAACTTAATCAGAAttcatcatcaaatcatcaaTATACACTCCAAACACACACAATCACAATTCACACCAACCAAATCCAAAAAACCACAACACATACCTCCATGAATCAACTTCGTAGATCTAGACGACGTTCCAGAAGAAAAATCATCCCGTTCCACCAGACCAACCCTAAGGCCTCTAGTAACAGCGTCAAGAGCAACGCCACATCCGGTGGCTCCACCGCCAACAACAAGAATGTCGAGCGGATTCGAAGAATTTGCAGCGATTAGAGACGATTGTTGTGACGCACGCGATGGAATAACCGCAGCCGGATCGGTGATCTTCTTATGGACTGTGTCTAGGGCTGAACCGCCGATGTTACGGTCGTTGGAGGATGCGTATGGATGACGGAGGGTGACGTAGGAACCGCCGAGCGCGACGGAGAGTGCGGCGGTGTAGCCTACGCGCCGAGCGCGGAAAAAGCTCGCCATAAGTTTGTTTGTTGGTTTGAGTGAAtgggatgaagaagaagaagggaagGGGAGTgggatgtttttgacttttttctGTTTACTTTGCCTTGGGATTTGTATTAATTGTATGGCAAGAAAGTAGGAGCTTATTTATCTacatatttaattattattattattattattattattattattattattattattattattattattatatatttctaattttttaacatgaaaaatacaTTACTGATAAACCAAAAATGAAACTTTTCTAAAACATGTAGTTAAACACTCGTACACGCTAGCTCGAAATTACACCGATCTTCACATGTTAATGTCAAATACTTCTCCCTATTCTTTAACCATAGATAGATATAAGTTTTGATCTCTTCCCTTGTTCTACCAAGGTTCGACCGCTTGTGTTCAAAACCACATCATTTCGCGTTTTCCACATGACCCAAACGCTTACCTGGATAATTGTTATGATCACCTTTCGTCGTCTTGCTGATCCGCGAAACCTGTTCTGGACCATGAACAGATCCTAGCTTtctaaaatgaaataaaaaataaagtggtATCTTGCACCATAGACCCACAAAGTCCAATACATGTTGGGCC
This genomic stretch from Helianthus annuus cultivar XRQ/B chromosome 8, HanXRQr2.0-SUNRISE, whole genome shotgun sequence harbors:
- the LOC110872439 gene encoding glycerol-3-phosphate dehydrogenase SDP6, mitochondrial, whose translation is MASFFRARRVGYTAALSVALGGSYVTLRHPYASSNDRNIGGSALDTVHKKITDPAAVIPSRASQQSSLIAANSSNPLDILVVGGGATGCGVALDAVTRGLRVGLVERDDFSSGTSSRSTKLIHGGVRYLEKAVFNLDYGQLKLVFHALEERKQVIDNAPHLCHALPCMTPCFSWFEAVYYWVGLKMYDLVAGKHLLHLSRYYSAQESAELFPTLARKGKDRSLKGTVVYYDGQMNDSRVNVGLACTAALAGASVLNHAEVVSFIKEDGGEQIIGARIRDNLSGTEFDAYAKVVVNAGGPFCDSVRKLADKDAKPMICPSSGVHIVLPDYYSPEGMGLIVPKTKDGRVVFMLPWLGRTVAGTTDSNTSITMLPEPHEDEIEFILDAICDYLNVKVRRTDVLSAWSGIRPLAVDPNAKNTESISRDHVVCEDVPGLVTITGGKWTTYRGMAEDAVDAAIKSGKLNPKNKCLTSNVHLVGGDGWDPAYFTVLSQEYVRMKVSHTGKVVPGVMDTAVAKHLSHSYGTMAEKVAAIAQNENLGKRLAHGYPYLEAEVAYCARNEYCESATDFIARRSRLAFLDTDAAGRAVPRVIQILASEHQWDKGRQKQELESATKFLESFKSSKNAQFHDGKHT